The nucleotide window ATTGAATTGTTAATAGTTATTGCTATTATTGGAGTTTTGGCTATTACAGCCATACCAAAACTTAGAAAAGAACTCCGTAAAGCTAAGGTCGCAAAGGTACAGCACAAACTAGGATTAATCAGATTTAAACTTTCTTTAGAGAGTAATCTCTCTTTTGAATTCCCTGATTTAGTTTCCAACGATACAAATTTATTGAATAAATTTGATATCCATCCTACAGAACCTTTTTCATCTGATAGTAATTCATATGGAGAAACCGATAAAGTTGTTTCTACTAGAGATAATACTGGTGGATGGTACTATATTAAGGAGGAAGGAGAAATCTATGCCAACCTGCCTAATGGTGCCTATACTGGGGATTCAAAATATGAAATTTGGAATGACAATCAGACAGTTACAATAACAGATTTACAAAATTTACAAGATGTCTGCAATATAGAGGCAATGGAAATCAATGATCAAGGAGAATATATAAGTAATTCAAGTTTTGAAGATTTTAATACAGGAATATATACTCAAGTAGATGTTAGCAAGATAGAGCAGTGGAATACCATGGCTTCAAATAATAAGGAAGATGACTTCTTAGAAGTTCCTGTTGCAGATTGGAATGACTTTTTTGAACTAAATAAAAATAAAGTAACTTCTTTATACCAAGACATTGTAACAGTATTAGGAACGATGAACTGGTCTATAAGCCAGAGCTGGGGAGCTGGGCAGAGCTCTACCACTATTAGTGTAGGATCTGAAGGAGATACTGTTATTTTAGAAACTATGAAAGATGAAAACGATGAATAGGTAATTTATTTAGGGACATATGAAGTTCTTGAAGGCCAGACAGTTATTAAATTTTGATAATTATAAATAATGCTAACAGTATAAATGGAGGATATACGAAATATTTATTTTTAATAATTAACTTATTTATTTTTGGATATGAAAGTAAAAGTAGTAGTGCTCAAACTACAGAAAAACTCAAAACATCCAATCTTATAAAAATAATAAAAAATGTAAAGATAGAAGAAATCCCCGAGGAATTTCGTGAGTATGAAGAGCAAGGTTATAATCGTTATGTTGGTTATCAAGCACCAAATGGTAAAAATATACATTTGCTTATTATGAATAGAATTTCTGATTATCAAATTATAAAGTCATACAATGTATTGAGCCATTATCTCAAGCCAAATATAGAATCTCCAATGGGCGGAATAATACAAAAAGAATTAATAGCTAATTCGATGGCTAATAATAATGCTATATTAAAGCTCGTGAATTATCGTGATGAACCAAAATACAATGATGATTTGCCTGGTCAACCACTTTTTGAAGAAGAAATTCAAGTTGAGGGAGGGAACTGGTATATGTCACAAAACTATGAACATCGTGATGCTTCATATGAAGAAATCCTACATTTAGTTCATGATTATGGAATAGGCGTATTAAATGCTGATAATAATATAAAAGGTGCTTTACCAAAGTTTCAATTAGAATTAAATTATTATCAAAAGTTGGCATTGAGAAATTCTTGGATGCCTCCAGAGGATATAATTTATGAATGGACTAGTGATGAAAATAGCATTGATCAAGAATATTTAGCAAGTGTTATCGATGCTTATTACGGTCTATGGGGCGCAAGAAATGAACCCACTGAATCTGGTAGAAGTATGTGGGGAATGTATAAAATAAAAACTAGAGAAGATTTTTATAAAAAACCATCTATAGATAATTCTTATTTATTAATAGAAAAGATTTTTCATAAATATCTTACTTACAATGCATATCTTTCAGATAGTTTAAAAGGTGAATTTTCTCTTAAATTTGATCCTTCTAAGCCGTATACCAATCATTCAAGATATTTGAAAGATATAACAATAACTGGTAATAATTATGTTTCAGTTATTGTTAATGAATTAGATAATAATATTACTGGCAACGGTTCCAAAACAACTGTAATTTTTAATGGGGAACAAAATGGTTATAATATAACTTATAATCTAAAAAATCCTCAAAAAGAAATTATAGTTAAAGATATTGACCCAAGTGATGGAGATGATGGAATAAATATCTTAAATAATATAAATTTTATTGCTTTTAAGGATGATCGTTCTTAATTAGAGTTATAATAAAAAAATCTTCCCTAGGTACAAATAAGAAAAAAATATCTAGAAACTTAAAAAGAAATTTTTTTCTTTCCCCTTCCCTTATAGAGTACGATCCATATGGGGCAACACTTCGCTGATTAATAAGTATAAGATTGGGGGACCCTCGACCATCCCTGCCTCCCATAGACCCTCTGGATAGAAGAACAGTTCATTCCCTAAAAGAGCTATCCTCGAAGTATGGCAGGGATAAACGGTCTCAGATATCCTCTTTTAGAATTCAAAATCATAGAATGAAACTTTTAAATACCTAAAGACAATCAAAAAAAAATAGATGAATAAAGATAATATCTATTTCTTTTTCTCATTTTTTAAACTCAAAACCTATATTTAAAACAAAAAAACTCTCCACTTTTATTTTTTTATCTTCAATTACTTCAAACTTCTTACCTTTTATTCCTTACTTCACATTGACCCTCTCGTTTCCATTTTAAGTCTTTTAAAAACTTCTTCCTTTATATTTATTACCTTAATATCCCTAAATAATAAAAATTGAGTTCTATTTTTTATTATTGTATAATGTTTTTATAAAAAGGAGGGTAAATTATGAATATCATTTTAGAAATCCAAAATAAGTATAATTCTCTAACTCAAAAAGAAAAAGAATTAGTTGATTATATTTTAAAAAATAAAAATAAAATCAACAATATTAGTATAACTACGCTATCAAAAGAAATAGGAATATCACCATCAACAATTACACGATTTTCGAAAAAAATAAATTGTGATAGTTTTGTAGATATGAAAATGAAATTAAATTTATTAAAAAATGAAGTTAAACAAAAAAAAAGTGACAATATTTTTTCAAATGTTCATAACTATTATGCTGAAACAATTAATAATGCTAAAAATTTATTGACCGATAAATCAATTAATAATTTAGTCCGTGAAATTAAAAAATCAAACAAAATTTATATTTACGGTGTAGGAAGTTCGGGTTTATCAGGACAAGAAATAATGCAAAGATTACTAAGAATGGGCTTTAATGTTCATTGTATAACAGATTCTCATATGATGAGAATCAGCAGTGCTATTGTATCTGATGAAGATTTAGTTATAGGAATTTCAATTTCTGGTGAAACAAAAGAAGTTATAGATGCACTAAAAATATGTAAAAGAAATAATGCGAAGACTATAGGAATTAGTGGTTCTAAAGAAAGTCGTATAAATAAATTTGTAGATGAATTAATTATTGTTCCTAACACATCATTTATTGGAAATGAAACTTTTATAAATACACAATTTTCAACGATGTATCTATTTGATTTAATTTCTATGATTTTATTAAATGATTTAAAATTAAAAGAAAAAATGCAAAAGACAGTTGATGTAATTATCAATCCTAAATTTTAAGTTAAGCTTTTGTAGTCTTGACTTTGTCAAGTAAACAATTAAATAAAAAGTTCATTTAAAAGGCTTCCTTCCTATAATTTATAGGACTCAAGTTTTTTAATTTTAAGCTAAGCTTTCTTTGTTATAAAATGTTATTCTACTTATTTTTTTACTTTTAAATTTCGAAGTTTATAGTAGTTGAGCTTTAGCAGTACTGTTTCTACAATAACGATCGTGTCTTACTCAACCAAGACAAGATGGTTATTGCTTCGTCTTCCCCATTTAGGGGAAAACATAATTAAGATAGTGCAAGAAACCTTCTGTTACTTTTTCTTGCCCACATTTAAAATTTATTCTACAAATTAGAATGAATTTTAATAATCGTGGCATCAAAGTAACCCGTATCAAGGGCGGAATCCTTGGAACTTTTTTTCTTTCTCTTTTATTTTATTTTTCAAACAAAATCACATTTAAAATTAAATTTAATTATATCCACTAAATTTAATTTCTACAATCTCAAGGAAATAATAGTTAAAAAATATATCGTACCAATTTGAGACAATATATTTTTTATTTATTTTAAATCCATCTCTATTCCTTTTTTTTATTCTAAACTATTATACTAAAATTTACTCAATATAATTCTAGAATCTTTCTCCGTTGCCTCTATTAAATCTGGACTGAATCCAGATTTAGAAAATAATATAAAATATTCTTCTCTGCTGTTATTTTTCCATTTAACTTTTTTTGCTTTTTCCTTCAATGCAAATAATACACTTAATCCCACATGTTTTTTAGACCATTTACACTCTCCGAAAATAATTTCCTTTTCTCCAAGTCCCACTACATCTATCTCTTCATTCTTACTCCACCATCTTCCCACCTTGCTTATGGGAAAATCTATCTCTTCATGGGTTATGAGACTTTCCAGGCATAACCTTTCATATGCTTTAGAAACCCACAGGTCAAATGTTGAAGATATTTTTTCCAGAGGATATTTGAGATTTTCTATCTCCAGATAACTCTGATAAGGATATACATAGTTAAACCAAAATGCTAAATAATTATCCTTTATATAATACAGACTTTTCTTGCTGTTATCTATATTTTCAGTTACAGGTACTTCCCTTTCCAGTATATCCAGATCTATCAGTTTTGACAGGTAGGGACTCAGGCTTCCGGAATTAAGTCCCAGTCTGGTTGCTATAGCTGCCATCTTTGTATCCCCATTGGCTATGGACTGAATTATAGAAAAGTATCTGGAAAGATCATTTATCTCCTCCTGGAGTAAAAATTTAGGTTCCGAATAGAGAAAATTGTTGTTGTCAAAAATATTATTCTCTATATTCCATATGGGGGATCTGTTTTTATTAAATTCCTGGATATATTTCGGTATCCCTCCGGTAATTGAATAAAATTCAATTAATTCCTTATGGGATTTATCTGGAAAGAATTCGATGTAGTAATCAAACTTAATGGGTTTCAATCTTATCTGAGCAGTTCTCCTTCCGTATAGGGGACTATCATAGGCTAAGACCTCTGAATACATCATAGAGATCAATGATCCGCATAATATCAGCATTATATTACTGTCTTTTAATTTTTCATCGTATATCCTTTGAAATATAGACGAAAAGTTTTTATTGGTCATACAGAGATATTGAAATTCATCTATTACCAGGACAAATTTCTCATCCTTAGGCAGTTTTGAGATTAAATAAGTAAACAATGTATCCCAGTCCTTTATCTCTATCTTATCCAACAGGTCATCATTAAAATAAATTGCCAGTTGTTTTTTAAATCTTTCTATCTGTATAATTTCATTTTGCTTATCTGCAAAAAAGTAAAATGATTTTTTAGTCTTTATAAATTCTTTAATCAGGGTTGTTTTCCCCGTTCTTCTTCTTCCATAGATCACTGTAAAGCTAGAATCTCTGGTAAATTCTTTTTCCAATGTCTTCATTTCATTTTTTCTATTTATAAATTTCATATTAAACACCTCAATTAATTATATAATATAAATTATTATAATTCAAATTATTATAATTTTGTTTATTTTTATAAAACTTTAACCTGAATCTCAAAAAGAAGAAAGGACATTAACTAAAATGAATACAGTTAATTCTATTTTTTCACTTATTTATTTTAAACAAGAAAAATAAATAATTTTTTTGTCTATCTAAAGCCTTTTAATCCTCCAATTCCTACCTTTTGGTAACTACACCACTAAAAAGTGCCTTCTTTTTTTTCTAAAAATTTTAATATATACTAGTCCCATGTAAAAAATATTAATAATTTTAGGAGGTAGCTAAAGATGAAAAAAATAGTATTAGGTATGATGTTAGCAATCAGTTCTTTATCTTTTTCGAGTGATAAAGAGTCGACATTAAAAGTAAGTAACATTTTTGAAAATTTCAAAGAAGAAAAATCGCAAGATCAATTGGATACAAAAAATAAATTAAAGATCAGTAATATTTTTAGTAATAAAAAGTAATTTATATCAATCAAAAAAATTTAAAACAAATTAAATGAAACCCATTAAATAATTTTAGGAGGAAGCAAATATGCAAAGATTTACAATACCAAGAGATCTATATTTCGGAGAGGACGCATTATCACACTTAAATACTATTAAAGGAACTAAGGCCTTTATCGTTATAGGATCACAAAGATTAGTTAATGACGGGACAGTACCTAGTGCTGTTGAATATTTAAAAGCAGCTGGAATAGAGAGTGAATTATTTGTAGGTGTAGAAAATGACCCTTCAGTCGCTACTGTTATGAAAGGTGTAGAAGCTATGAACAAATTTCAGCCAGATGTAATAATAGGAATCGGTGGAGGTTCACCAATCGACGCTGCCAAAGCTATGTGGATCTTCTATGAGCACCCAACATTCACATTTGAAGAAGCTGCAAAACCATTTAACTTACCAGAATTAAGAAACAAGGCTAAATTTATAGCAGTTCCTACTACAAGTGGTACAGCTACAGAAGTTACATCATTTTCTGTAATCACAGATAATGAAACTAATATCAAATATCCAATCGCAGACTACAACATCACACCAGATGTAGCTATTGTAGATACTAACTTAGTACAGACAATGCCTAAGGGATTAGTTGCAAACACAGGAATGGATGCATTAACTCATGCACTAGAAGCTTATGTTTCTAAAGCTAGAAATCCATTTACAGATGCACTTGCAATGAAATCTATTGAGATGATCGCAGATACTTTAATCAACTCTTACAATGGAGAGGACCAGTCTAGAAAAGATATGCATATTGCACAAAACTTAGCAGGAATGGCATTCTCAAACGCTATCCTTGGTATAGTTCATTCAATGGCTCATAAAACTGGTAAGGTATTAAACATTGCCCATGGATTAGCCAATGCAATCTACCTTTCTTATGCTATTGAATTCAATGCAAAAGATAAAGTTGGAAAAGCACAATATGCCCATGCAGCCAAGACAATAGGATTAGCTGGAAACAATGAAACTGAATTAGTAGAATCATTGGTAAACTTAGTTAAAGAATTAAGAGAACAGATGGATATGCCTCATTCATTAAAAGAATTTGGAGTAGAAGAGGAGTTCTTCTTAGCTAACTTAGATGAGATTGCTAGAACATCTGTAGCAGATCCATGTACAGGTACAAATCCAAGAGATATATCTGTAGAAGAGATGAAAAACTTATTCAAAGCGGTTTACTACGGTGAAAAAGTAACATTCTAATTTAGAGAGA belongs to Fusobacteria bacterium ZRK30 and includes:
- a CDS encoding MurR/RpiR family transcriptional regulator — protein: MNIILEIQNKYNSLTQKEKELVDYILKNKNKINNISITTLSKEIGISPSTITRFSKKINCDSFVDMKMKLNLLKNEVKQKKSDNIFSNVHNYYAETINNAKNLLTDKSINNLVREIKKSNKIYIYGVGSSGLSGQEIMQRLLRMGFNVHCITDSHMMRISSAIVSDEDLVIGISISGETKEVIDALKICKRNNAKTIGISGSKESRINKFVDELIIVPNTSFIGNETFINTQFSTMYLFDLISMILLNDLKLKEKMQKTVDVIINPKF
- a CDS encoding ATP-binding protein; translation: MKFINRKNEMKTLEKEFTRDSSFTVIYGRRRTGKTTLIKEFIKTKKSFYFFADKQNEIIQIERFKKQLAIYFNDDLLDKIEIKDWDTLFTYLISKLPKDEKFVLVIDEFQYLCMTNKNFSSIFQRIYDEKLKDSNIMLILCGSLISMMYSEVLAYDSPLYGRRTAQIRLKPIKFDYYIEFFPDKSHKELIEFYSITGGIPKYIQEFNKNRSPIWNIENNIFDNNNFLYSEPKFLLQEEINDLSRYFSIIQSIANGDTKMAAIATRLGLNSGSLSPYLSKLIDLDILEREVPVTENIDNSKKSLYYIKDNYLAFWFNYVYPYQSYLEIENLKYPLEKISSTFDLWVSKAYERLCLESLITHEEIDFPISKVGRWWSKNEEIDVVGLGEKEIIFGECKWSKKHVGLSVLFALKEKAKKVKWKNNSREEYFILFSKSGFSPDLIEATEKDSRIILSKF
- a CDS encoding iron-containing alcohol dehydrogenase, whose translation is MQRFTIPRDLYFGEDALSHLNTIKGTKAFIVIGSQRLVNDGTVPSAVEYLKAAGIESELFVGVENDPSVATVMKGVEAMNKFQPDVIIGIGGGSPIDAAKAMWIFYEHPTFTFEEAAKPFNLPELRNKAKFIAVPTTSGTATEVTSFSVITDNETNIKYPIADYNITPDVAIVDTNLVQTMPKGLVANTGMDALTHALEAYVSKARNPFTDALAMKSIEMIADTLINSYNGEDQSRKDMHIAQNLAGMAFSNAILGIVHSMAHKTGKVLNIAHGLANAIYLSYAIEFNAKDKVGKAQYAHAAKTIGLAGNNETELVESLVNLVKELREQMDMPHSLKEFGVEEEFFLANLDEIARTSVADPCTGTNPRDISVEEMKNLFKAVYYGEKVTF